The sequence below is a genomic window from Paenibacillus sp. DCT19.
ACGGCATTGATGGCTACAACTACCGTACAGGTCAATTCGATTTTGGCATGTACAAGGATGTTGCGCTTGCGCTTCGCCAGATGAGTGAGGATGGAAGTATGCTGCCAGGGGTTGAAAGTCTGGATATTGATCCGCTGAGAGCGCAGTTTGCACAAGGCAAAATTGGGATGTATATCAACCATTCCGGTGAACCGGGGGTGTACAAAGACCAATTTCCTACCGAAGAGAACTGGGCTGCTGCTCCTGTGCCAACAAGTGATGGAACGATCAAGGGGCTTCGCAAGTTATAGGCGGTTCATATATCGGCATCAGTGCAGATTCAACGCAAAAAGAAGCGGCATGGAAGTTTATGGAGTATGTGTACAGCAAAGACCTTCAAAGTGAGTATTACGAAAAAGGCTATGGCATCTCCCTGATTCCAGCGGTATTAAGCTCAGGTAAGAAGCCAAACATTCCTGGCATTGAAGGCTTCCTGCCGAAGCGCTATGATGCGATTTTCCCTGCGAATCCAGGGGTAGTAACGGAGAGTTCACTGGAAGGAACCAAATGGACGGATGCTTTCTCCATCTTTGTCTTCACGGGTGGCGATATCGACAATGTGATCAAAGATCTGAATAGCAGATATAATACTGCACTGGAGAAGACCAAAGCGGCAGGATTGACTAATATCAGCGCCGATTCTTCTTTTGATTCCTCTAAGCTTCAAGGCAAATTATCTACTGAAGAATAGCAGTGTGGTGATAAGTAAATATAAGCGGCCGGTGTCTACGGACTCCGGTCGCTAATTCCAGAGGAGAGGGGCAAATAACAATGATATTGGAAAATGGAGCGATTCCTGCACAAGTCATTAACGCAACGAGCTCTCGTAAGATTTTGGGTATGGGCGGAACATTGATGATGGTAGAGGTGAGCTTTGCAGAAGGTGGAATTGGTGAGGTTCACTCTCATGATCGGCATGAACAGGTAAGCTATATCGTCAAGGGTAGCTTTGAAGTTCAAGTTGGTGAGGATACACGCATCCTGAAAGCAGGGGACAGTTTCTATGCTGGCTATAACGTCCCGCATGGAGTGAAGGCACTGGAAGATTCCATCATCCTTGATGTGTTTACGCCATTTCGTGAGGATTTCATTGAGGAGCCCCAATGAGTGATTTCTTCCTTTCGACAGTTGAACTGCATGAAGCGGCCACTCATTATGAGAGACATTTCCCAGAGGAAGCGCGAAATTCGGTAACGATTGCTAATCGTGCCATACTCAATGAATTTATCGTACCTTATACGAATGATCTGAATCGATGGATTCCAATGGGAACCCCTGTAGATTGGCTTCATAATCCAACAAATGATCTGGAATTCACCTGGGGGATCAACCGTCACTGGCACATGATTGATCTGGGTAAGGCGTACTTGATGAAAGGCAATCCATTGTATGTGTCCACCTTTATGGCTCACGTTCGAAGCTGGAGAGAACAGAATCCGGTACCTGTTCAATTGCCTTATGATGAGGCCGTCTTTTTCCAAAAGCCAGGTCCTTGGCGTCTGCTAGAGACTGGACTGCGTGTACAGTCATGGGTAGCTGCCTACAAATATATGGAGGATAGTTCACTACTGGACGCAGACTTCCAAGCGGAGTTCAGGCAAGGTCTGGAGGAGCACGCCGAATTTTTGACCAGTTATCTAGGAAGCACGGAAATCAATCACGCGATCATGCACATGCAGGGATTATTCATGATCGCAATCTTTTATCACACCCACCCGAGAGCTGCTTATTGGCGGCAGGTAGCGGTGGAACGACTGGAGTTGTGTCTGCTTCACCAGATTAACTCAGAAGGAATACAAGTTGAACTGACAACTCACTACCATAATGCGAGTATTGAAATGTTTGGAACACCTTATTTACTGGGGAAAATAGCGGGTCATC
It includes:
- a CDS encoding cupin domain-containing protein, which codes for MILENGAIPAQVINATSSRKILGMGGTLMMVEVSFAEGGIGEVHSHDRHEQVSYIVKGSFEVQVGEDTRILKAGDSFYAGYNVPHGVKALEDSIILDVFTPFREDFIEEPQ